The Bradyrhizobium sp. WBAH42 genome includes a window with the following:
- a CDS encoding ABC transporter substrate-binding protein, with translation MSNIDRRTLVKGSLAAMMAGAAFSRSTFAQSAEPILLGVSGPLTGPNAQYGAQWKQGFDLALDEIHAAGGINGRKLAYQFEDSQSDPRQSVAIAQKFVSDPRIVMELGDFSSPASMAASPIYQRGGLVQFGFTNSHPDFTKGGDFMWSTSVSQADEQPLLASYAVRRLGLKKLAVLHLNTDWGRTSRDHFVKAAKEYGAEIAVTEGYIAEERDFRSTLVRVRDASPDGLILISYYSDGALIARQARQVGLKQTICAASSVYSPKFLELGGEAVEDVHLGTRYFPQDPRPEVRKFIDGFKAKYNGQEPDAFNAYSYDAMNMAAAVVKIGGTDRRAIRDAFAKVKDVSSVIFGKATFDVESRRVKGAMNAELVVRKGQFLLWDGKPT, from the coding sequence ATGAGCAACATCGATCGTCGTACCCTGGTCAAAGGCTCGCTCGCCGCCATGATGGCGGGCGCGGCCTTCTCGCGCAGCACCTTTGCGCAATCCGCCGAGCCGATCCTGCTCGGCGTCAGCGGCCCCCTCACGGGACCGAACGCGCAATATGGTGCGCAGTGGAAGCAGGGTTTTGATCTCGCGCTCGACGAGATTCACGCCGCCGGCGGCATCAACGGCCGCAAGCTCGCCTACCAGTTCGAGGACAGCCAGAGCGATCCGCGCCAGTCGGTGGCGATCGCCCAGAAGTTCGTCTCCGATCCCCGCATCGTCATGGAGCTCGGCGATTTCTCCAGCCCCGCCTCGATGGCGGCCTCGCCGATCTATCAGCGCGGCGGCCTCGTGCAGTTCGGCTTCACCAATTCGCACCCCGACTTCACCAAGGGCGGCGACTTCATGTGGAGCACGTCGGTGAGCCAGGCCGACGAGCAGCCGCTGCTGGCGTCCTACGCCGTCAGGCGGCTCGGCCTGAAGAAGCTTGCGGTGCTGCACCTCAACACCGATTGGGGCCGTACCAGCCGCGACCATTTCGTCAAGGCGGCCAAGGAATACGGCGCCGAGATCGCGGTCACCGAGGGCTACATCGCCGAGGAGCGCGACTTCCGCTCCACCCTGGTGCGCGTGCGCGACGCCAGCCCGGACGGGCTGATCCTGATCTCCTATTATTCCGACGGTGCGCTGATCGCGCGCCAGGCCCGCCAGGTCGGCCTGAAGCAGACGATCTGCGCCGCAAGCTCGGTGTACTCGCCGAAATTCCTGGAGCTCGGCGGCGAGGCCGTCGAGGACGTCCATCTCGGCACGCGCTATTTCCCGCAAGATCCGCGGCCCGAGGTGAGGAAGTTCATCGACGGCTTCAAGGCCAAGTACAACGGGCAGGAGCCCGACGCCTTCAACGCCTATTCCTACGACGCGATGAACATGGCCGCTGCCGTGGTGAAGATCGGCGGCACCGACCGCCGCGCCATCCGCGATGCCTTCGCCAAGGTGAAGGACGTCTCCAGCGTCATCTTCGGAAAGGCGACGTTCGACGTCGAGAGCCGCCGCGTCAAAGGCGCCATGAACGCCGAGCTCGTCGTGCGCAAGGGCCAGTTCTTGCTGTGGGACGGCAAGCCGACCTGA